The region GAGAGACGTATTCAGTTTTGCTCAACTTTGCCCTAAGGAAAGTTAACTTAGCATGTTTGTTCACATTTTTCTCTATGGTGGATTCTTTCATGCTTTCTTACATTAGATTTGCTGCTGAAATATTTATCACAatcagaacatttatatggtttttctccagtgtggattctttcatgaattctgaaaTGATGCTTTTGagagaagcttttaccacattcagaacatttatatggtttttctccagtgtgaatTCTTTCATGAATTATAAGGTAATGTTTTAGTGTGAAGCTTttttcacattcagaacatttatatggtttttctccagtgtggattctttcatgaattttgAAATGATGCTTTTGagagaagcttttaccacattcagaacatttatatggtttttctccagtgtgaatTCTTTCATGAATTATAGGTAATATTTTCGACTGAAACTTTTACTACATTCAGAACATgtatatggtttttctccagtatggattctttcatgaattctgagctGGCATTTTCGACTgaagcttttactacattcagaacatttatacggTTTTTCTCCAgtatggattctttcatgaattctgagccGGCATTTTCGACTgaagcttttactacattcagaacatttatatggtttttctccagtgtggattctttcatgatttCTGAGGTTATTTTTTTCAGTGAAGCTTTCATCACATAGTAAACATTGAAATAGCTTCTCTCCCTTGAGGTGCATTTGATGCAGTTGTTTCTTGCTAAATCTGATTAATTCATGTCTTCCCAAGTCATTAACCTGACTGAATTTTGTATCATGTACAGAAAAAGGTTCTCTTTCTTTGGGAAATGTTTGATGAATTTTAAGTTGTGATTATATGCAAACAATTTGTCACATTCCGTATACAGGAACGGCTTGTCTTGTCTTtgaaatttattttgttttgtcagGTTTGAATTCCCAGTGAGCATTTCCTCACATGTAGTGCTCTGACATAGTCTCTCTCTGCTGATTCTCTGATTTTGTCTGAGATTTGGGCAGTTGGTGGAATTTTTCTCTTCTTCAGTACATACATTCAATTTCTCTACTTTTAGGGTATTTTCATTCGCTCTAGGTGGTCTTACGCTACTAATACCTCCCACACTATCAACTGAAGGATCTGGGCTGTCTCTGAAGGGGTCTTTGTGTTTCCATTCCTCCCTCTGCTGCCCATCGGACATGCTCATTCTCTTATTGCAGAATCTATCATctgttggaaaaaaataaaagtatgtaCATAAATTATACAGCTATTGAGCAAAACATATATAGGCAAATATCCCTAAAGGAGTCTTTAAAGATATTTGTTTGTAGACAGGTGATAAGACATAAATAGACCATCCTGATCTTATCTGCTAGTTCTCATCCTCCCCACCAGTCTCTGCAGTGATTCCCTTCACTCTGATTACACTCACTAACCAAAACTCTATGTGAAAATTTTGAAATATTTCACAAGACCTAGCAAGGATTTTATTATAAAGGAATTGTTGGCTCACTGCTCCTAGTATCCTGGTCCCTGAACCTCACACCTGGTAGCTTAAGAAAAGTGAATTCtaataacaaagaaataaaaatataagtgaaaatcaCTAGTAACATTTACCATCTATGTGAAAATTTAGCAGTACTCCACAGCTCATAGCAAGGAATTTATTATAAAGGAATTCATGGCTCACCGCTCTTGGTATCAgtatcctcctctcctctctccagctGGTCACAGACAGGAGCCTCTTCCATTTTCAGGATCTCTATTGTGGGCTCAGCAGTGTAATTTTGGCTTCCTGTAAGAAGAATGGAAAAATAACTTCAGGTTTTAGAGGAAAGCTTAAGacataagaaaaacaaaacatggcTAAAATGGAGATGATAAGAATTTTATGATCCTGGTGGAAGGAGTTAAGGATCCTGAGAAGTTTTGAAATGAACCATGTCCTGCAATATTAAGGTAATGAAAACTGAGCAGAATATGCCCTCTTTAACCTAGAGCTATCAATGtgggtctttctctctcccttctccaaaTCTTCCTGACTCCCAACATGGATACTAGTGATcaccctctctttcctcctcctgtGGCTTCTTTTCGAGGCCTTACTACCTCCATCCTTtttcctacaccccccccccccattttctatccCATCCTGCCTAATCCATACCAGTAATGCAATATTAAGTCATTCTGCCTCATTCCCACCTTCTACTGCTATCAGTGTGGTGCTTCCTAAATCCTTTCTTTATGGAGTCACCAATCTGGCCATCTTTCCTCATTCTTCCTGTTGATCCCAGTCGTCTTTCCTCCAGCCTCTTACAGTAAGACCATCCTGCCTGTCTCTTTCATACTGGCAGAACTGTGCAGCTCACAGAGAACAAAACACACAAGCTGCTGAGTAGGTGGGAGCATGGGCATAGTTttgaggggggcagtgccccccaaaCGGCTTGCATGGCGGCATCTCTCTTTCTACTTCCTGGAGGCTCCGGTGtcactctttctcctctccacccTTCTCCCACTGCAGCCTTTCTATCTTCCGGGCTGCCGACAAtgttagcaatgtaagcacgctGCCTGCCTTTGCAtggcccagaagccttctctctgcagcaAACGACCTGCCTTCGCAGAAACAGGAATTTGCAatagagagaaggcttccggcCACACAAAGGCAGGCTGCATCCTTACATTGCTAACACTGCTGGCAGCCCCcggaagatggaaaggctgcagcgGGAGCAGAGCGGAGAGATGGAGGAGTGACACCAGAGCTTGcaggggggagggacagagtgTGACAGGACCAGTGGtggcggggcgggggggagggaaatCAAGCGACACCGGACTtgtagggaaagagggagggggaagggtgggtGACACCGGACCTtgtgggaaaggagggagagagggagggagagtgacagCGACCatgtggggaggggaaggggaggaaggaagatTGGGAGAGACACcgaatttgggaggggggagggagggaaagcaacACCGGACCTTGTGGGGggagcggaggggggggggtagggagggaaagttacaccagactttgtggagggggagagggaggggaaagcaACACCGgaccttggagggaaggaaggagagagggagaacgtaccttggagggagggggagtgacactggaccttgcaaggggggagaggaaggaagggcatggggtataGCATAAGAGATATAAGAATGGCCTTAGAAGCAAGGGAATGGAAGAGAGtcagggatggtgctggggacTGATAGAGTGATGAGATCCAGTGGCAGGTAGATGAGAGCTAAGAGGATGAGAAGATCAACAGAGACTAAGGTGAGAAAAAGGAGGATAAAACACAAAAGGGGGGGACATGAAATGaaggtcactgccagacagatgtagagaaggaaaggaaggacaaaaagagagagaagaaatggaaacgccAACGTGGAAAAGAATTGAGAGAAGACTGACACgtagaaagtggaaaagaggtagaaaagaaatatttttatttaatacttaaggactgagatgtgactgctttgtgaaatgtacgtctTTCCTATTTTTGTAGAGtacaggaaatgacgtcagaagaaggcgggacattgagcgaagggaagaccagtagagacgtcgggagcgccacctccttcactgatgctgcgctgttCGTTGCtctgccagccggacggaggtaaatttaaaagagattttgttgggggaagaagagggcgggcagttaggaaatgggagcgggagggcaggggagagaggacagtgatcatctacacggggggggggggggggccgcgctcgCGCTCCAACCGCTTGTCTGCGGGGGAGCGCCacccgatcccttgcaggggggcgccacagacccttggcacagccctgaacagatgaccactatgAATAGTCTAGAAGGGAAAAGAGGAAGAGTAGTGGAAGGGTCTTTTAACATAGGACATTAACACACAGGTAAATTGTTCAAGAGGCTTTATGGGCATTTATCTGCATGATAATGTCCTTTGTTGGAAGATCCTTCCACTACTCTCCTTCTTTTCCTTATTTTGTATCatgtgagggtctgtccatgttctgcatgtgcacaggtgaaggattctgctagcatgtagtgtctgtacaGGAATATGTAACAATCCagattgttccagtttcccagtagcaggtatattggtgtttgggtgggggggggggagggtagttttTCTATCTGTGTGGCATGATATGGAGAGTTGCTGATAAGGAAGAAGAAAGAGCTGGGATTTTGAGAAAAAGAACAGAGATGGTGCTGTGTCAGACCTAGGGAAAGTGCACTCTCCCCTTGCTAATTTGTGAGAATGTGAGGGGCATAATGACAGAAATTCCCcttggtgctggctcatttcagttaaaaaaaaaaaccaaaaaaacttcATTGCTTTGATATACTGGTTTCATATTCACTGTTTTAGTCTGGAGTGTGTGTTTTTTGAAGAACCATAATgagtatgtatatatgcaaatgaatttgCTAATAAGCCAagccacaccctcccccccccccaaatgaaatgaccaaactacgcccatgggtgGGATGAAGGTTAAGTATCTTGGAGCAGCCCTGAAAGAGGCCAGAAATAGTGAGAGATACAAGAAAGATTACAAAAACTGATAAAGGATGAGACAGAGTAGATGCTGAAAGAAAACGTAGGGACAGATATGGGAAAATGGTGTGGGAGAATAAGAGAAAGAGAGGATCGAAAGGTAAATCagataatggaaggagaaaagtAGAAATaaggaaaacagaacaaaaaatacTATACAAACGACAAAGGTTAGAAACAGGGACCATGATTAAAACACCTCATTCTCACTGTGCCTGGTCCAGAGGAACTGTCTTTCTTGTACGACATGTTTGGATTAGCTTGTTTCTAGCTTTAATTCAAGCTACATCACCTGTTTGATGCAGTTTCTCATATATGCCTGTGGTGGTTagatttcctctttcctcagatCCCTGAGGCTCAGAAAAGAATCCTTCTTGCCCAAATCGGAATAAAATGTCAGGCTTGACATTGTGGGAGCCTGTTATAGGAAAAAGatagtaaaatatgttttttttaaaaaggttaccACATGGCCTATACGTGGTTAGAATTATGCTGTTTTCGTatgcacaaaaaaaaagggggtagtACTGTATTAATCATCATCAGAAATATATTCTAACAATACCCTGATCATTTTAATATTGAGGTGAGCAACTTCTTTCCTGAAAAGCTACAATACCTCCCACACTATCATGGCTGTTCTTCATCTAGTTGCTGTAGATCAGAAATCAGATTCTGTCTGACATCACCAACTGGAAATCTGCTAAATCATTTTGATTCTATGAGAAGAATGGCAAGAGATCTTCAGCCTGCACTATtgaatattcaaaagggtttcctgcccagttaaaccccatTAAGTAACCACATAAATGTAGGACAGCAAAAAGCTAAATTTAACCagacactggtctgaatattaacTGGTGCACTTTTACAAAATTTCAAATAATTGCTTTCTAAATGGATATCTAAGGTTAACAATTTCCTCAAATGAAGCCTGACAAAGGCAAATGCTTGATGATGAGTATACAGCAAGCATAAATGCGAGGAAATCAACTGAAAGACTAGTGGGCTGAATATAACGATGTACAGGGAATGACTTCAGATGTGCTACCAAATAACGTTGCCCCATAATACAGAGCCCTGAAAACTAAGCATAAAGTCTTGAATGTAATAAGTGTAAAGATCTCAAAACTGCTGAAATATAATCCTGTATGACATCTAATATTTAATGTATTTGAATAGTGATATACATAGAAACAGTAATCTAAACAATAACTACATGATGTCACCTTAGGAGTCATGacacaagaaaaggatctaggtgtcatcattgttacattgaaaccctctgttcagtgtgcagaggtggtcaagaaaacaaatagaagggtaactaaaatgataaaagatGAAATGACTTCCCTAGGAAGAAAGGATAAAAAAAGTTAGAACACTTCAGGTTAGAGAAAAGATGATCGaggagagatttatttatttcagatcatttataccctgccttttgccgcagttttgcagccccaaagcggcttacaatgaactaattaaaataaatacattacagttaCATTTCAGTAGTTAGGGCAGGAGAACAAGGTAAGAAGGGAAAGGTAAGGGAGGCAAAGATGAACGGCAGACGTCCAGGCGGGCCAAGAGGGATGATGGAAATCCAGGCTGACACGAATAGGCCCAGCAAGGTGATCCCCACTCGGGGACTGCAACAGGGCCCAGGTGGAACAAATGAAGCACTGAAGAACCAGCAACAGCATGCAGAGGTCGGACGAAGCTGGAGGCAGGCATCCACTGCGACGGAGATGATAGAGGTTTGctggtttacactttccaaattgATGGGCCGATGAGCAGAaacaaacgcaggcactagaggctgttagcgccatactaacacctgcgtttgctaccgcctcaTGATCAGAGACCCAGAGCGcgtgaacacaactagcatgcaaatgcatgcaaaacagggctcttaactaaagtagcatgcaaatgcatgctaaacatgtatactctggaggaaaggagaaacaggggtgatatgatacagacgttcaaatatttgaaaggtattaatccgcaaacgaatcttttccggagatgggaaggtggtagaacaagaggacatgaaatgagattgaaggggagcagactcaagaaaaatgtcaggaagtattttttcacagagagagtagtggatgcttggaatgccctcccgcgggaggtggtggaaattgtcgagaatttaggggtcccgagcccccccaagaaggctagagtgaccttaatctgactccatctctaaataacactagtactggggtaatcaaggagttattgcctctaagggagacgttaggtctaaggaaaagataccagccttatgacaaactggatttagattccaagttatacaatgcatttatacttacagcctttgatcattaagtgaagcccacaaatcatcatttggaatgaggagtttatttgccaaggtataagtcaaatcagtgattgacaacaggcatgtacaatcaattaattatagaaatatgataagctgcaaacaggtgttaattatttgctaatcttttataatttcttttaccaattagaggttttacaagggaaagcaattaggtaatttgtcaattctgttggacacattggtttcccttggagagagagtgccaacccttttctctctagcttaaaccaggaaaaaccctgatttttataggtgccctcaggatatgggtaatatgacagtagatatacctgattggatctatgctaatgtcatggttgtcactgattggctcatactaatgagtagcttctatcttgctaacatggttctatctttagctcgcttcttaagcaagaccctgctcacaggaaagtctccctcctctcttggacagctagttccctcttttctctgcacctggcatgactcactcattgctcaacttgtttttctaacttacattagagaaaattccactttgtaacagatacgggcttccattttgtgttgaaatcctccattttgtttccatatctattaacttaacttttaggcctcaatctgggctacaaactaggtcatacttttccagtaagctcccagttatgtcagccatcagatttctgactcagccaaggtctgtaatggcctgagctctatgactaggcccaccaccattccagtgggggggtctctggctgtatcataattatacattccccacttgtcaccccctctggagaggggtgacacaaagctcgtcaagcttgtcatcatccattccagaaggtggcaagctatcaaacgagagggggagttttggtcttacaaattgctagaaggtatggtgcaagacaggaaacttcattctcaggtgatatattatttgggcatatggaattccctttatattacccaatcctTAGGGCCTTAATcatgatgtcatctctcttgagacttactcaaacctgtagtgagacaggttttatgaatgggacaaatccatgagttcatctacaaaatcccatgaagtataagtatgtgggtaatagcaatttcaggtggatcatactaataaacattttcaggtctttctatggcttctattatatctgttgcatagcgcatggagagataatctaatgtatctatctcagtggtcctcggaaggaatagtggttttgattaagcattgttatggtggctcaacaaatatatggttagtactcagattgcaggctgtttaaggttgtaggtattcagaatccttaaacaggtcggaattcctggaccttactatttctcatcattggcatccaatcatgagcactaaaaagtggatagcaaatATGAGGTTACcatatacagcaaaaatggtcaatcctaggaaaatgtatattaacaaaggtcatgcatggaattcaaacatgcgtgggataagcataaaggaatcctgtgccgaaggaatggatcctcaggagcttagtcaagattgggaggcggggctggaggttgggaggcggggatagggctgggcagacttatacggtctgtgccagagccggtggtgggaagcgggactggtggttgggaggcggggatagtgctggacagacttgtacggtctgagccagggctggggaggtgaggatagtgctgggcagacttatacggtctgtgcctgtgccagagccggtgggtgggaggtggggctggtggttgggaggcggggatagtgcggggcagacttatacggtctgtgccctgaagagcataggtacaaatcaaagtagggtatacacaaaaagcagcaaatatgagttatcttgttgggcagactggatggaccatgcaggtctttttctgccgtcatctactatgttactatgttactatgtatccccaatgatcagtgatcAGCTCGCCAACgattggagctggcgttaggttttcCAGACCATCGGGGAGGAATCTTATAAAGGGTCCAAGCTGGTTGGGTGTCCATCTTTGGAAGCACtaagccagggccgtgccaacacggtaagcagggtaagcaccgcaggggggcgccacctTCCCGaggtctgctcacttgcaaaatctttacctgaagttgtgattctcctttctcccctgcccttccctctccacaTCACGGAAGTGAAGGCAACCCAGCAGTGCTGTGGCAGACAGGCTCTGCTAAAGTTGCTTCAAAGAGTagaaccagtgctatatatgtctttggtgtgggaagaacttctcattcagggtgagcttgaacaacattcaaattaaagagaacagttttggagggaggtgtgaaagtgagactggggagaaataaaaaataaatagtgtaattgttaaaatctgtaagtggttcaaagtttttggtttttttcggagcatgtacactgagacgagggcatgactgcaatgatgtgtgcataattatcaggtaacctgatatctacagctaaaagccatttcattggctggtggttcaaacagtaggtttCAACTGTTTAGCTGACGTgtgttgaagagctggtaagtgaaaatctgattgctttttttgtgtgtttgcttttatataaaacattctgcttggataggaagagtctgtgatatgagaaaatacattttgctttaatgaaattgctaaactttagagtcagagacttatcaatgagggatacatacagtggaaaggaagccctggaaacggagttaagaggacagatagcagcagaatcagatactgggccagcatgatcagaaaaagaaagtcaccagacaaaggtagaaaaaaatcattttattttcattttagtgtttggaatatgtccactttgagaatacTTAACTTCAGGTCCAGTTATTGGATAgtctggctcatattcccaccttttttgtttacactttgagaatttacatctgctatcttattttgcaatgtatagcaatttattTTCTAAGactattgctgacaattcctgtcagtgtggcaagtggtgagcgatcattttcatggttaaaaatcataaaaaattatttgtgatcaagtatttcgcaagaaaggcttgtaagccttgccatcttgtgtcacaggggggcgccaactgatagtctgcaggggggcaccagagaccctaggcacggccctgcactaagctgtgctaacagatttagcacatgctaactattACCACACGCTAAATAATAAGAtgcacgtgggggggggggggggggtcacgtgatgctggcAGGCTGAGAGGACGCTCGTAAGCCCTGCTCCACTCCGTGAATATTTCTCACCTGCAAATTTATCTACTTCTTCTACCCCCACCGGGGCAAATTACATCTGATCCTGCACAGAACTTCTTGAAGTTTTGGAGGACGGAGCCCGGTGCCTGATTGCTGCGGGGTGACTGGGTATGCCAGCGAAAACGCCGCGGCCTGCTCAGGACCTCGTACTACCATCTACTTCCAAAATGGCCACCCCACCTGCTCACACCGCAGTGGTAACTC is a window of Microcaecilia unicolor chromosome 2, aMicUni1.1, whole genome shotgun sequence DNA encoding:
- the LOC115463710 gene encoding zinc finger protein 398-like, whose amino-acid sequence is MTALVSDPASVIFKDVAAYFLDMEWNILGEWQKEFYKKVIMEIHDILTSRGYSIVNPDVIFKIKKEDEKYFTQHFECEGNKNPNDPTKSLPIVTSVFSLNVKQEDDLPFLDHPESAMSEQTHPSVTSSHNVKPDILFRFGQEGFFSEPQGSEERGNLTTTGIYEKLHQTGSQNYTAEPTIEILKMEEAPVCDQLERGEEDTDTKSDDRFCNKRMSMSDGQQREEWKHKDPFRDSPDPSVDSVGGISSVRPPRANENTLKVEKLNVCTEEEKNSTNCPNLRQNQRISRERLCQSTTCEEMLTGNSNLTKQNKFQRQDKPFLYTECDKLFAYNHNLKFIKHFPKKENLFLYMIQNSVRLMTWEDMN